Genomic segment of Calditrichota bacterium:
AGGCGCCTTCTTTGATTTCAGCCTTTTTTAATTTCCGGATTAAAACTCGACGCTAATTGAATACCGGTTTACAGAACTCAGACGTCCATAATCCACATACGCATAATCCAGGCGAATTTTGGCCGCTCCGCCAAACCGGTACTGAAAACCGCCTCCCAGCGTAAGACCGCCTTCCAATTGATCCATTCCGTAACCCCGATATCCGCCGCGCAGAAAGAGCATCTCTTTGAACGCATATTCAAATCCGGTATTCACGAATTCATTGTTATCATTCGGATGAACCGCATCCGCACCCACCGTTAAACGCATCAAACCATTCTTAATGGGATCAAACGCCATCCCCACACGAAACTGGAGGGGAATATCCCACTTTTCCATTTCCAGATGTGCGCGAATCATTTCATTGTTTCCATCAATGGTCGGGTCGATATCTACAAACAGGAGTGCATTCCGACCCGACATCTGCATCTGCGTTCCAAAGTTGGACATCATCATTCCAATGCGCAGATCGTGAAATTGGCTTCGGTAGATGGTGCCAATATCCATTGCCATCGCACTGGACGACATGTTCCAGATTTTTTCTTTAATGTACTTTACGTTCATTCCAAAAGAGAATCGATCCGTAATTTTTCGCGCATACGAGATTCCCAGGGCAATATCGGACGCTCCAAAAAGCTCGCCCGTGCCCTCCGGATCGTGGACGGTACGCACTTTGTCATCCGGAACCGTAAGAGCGGAAAAGAAGCCGCCAAATGTTCCCCATTCCCCCAGAGGCACGGAAAAAGCGGCAAAATCATAATTAATTCCGGCCAGCCAATCCGTGTGGAAAAAAATCGCCTCATTATTCACTAAATTTGCCAGACCCGAGGGATTCCAGTAAATAGCGCTGATATCATCGGCGGTTGCCACAAAGGCTTCACCCATCCCTACAGAGCGTGCACCGATTCCAATCTTGAGAAATTGGGCAGCCGTCGTACCCGATTTAACTGTTTGAGCGGTAGAAAGGGATAATCCCAAAAAGCTGGAAATAATCAATCCCACCAGTATAACAATGAACCGTTTCATCGAAAACCTCCCGGTTTATCACTTATCATTCATAGTTTGCTATTTTATAATTGCAATGCGTCCGATTTTCTCGCCGACCCCCGGCACATCTACATGATAGATGTAGATTCCAAACGAGATGTCCAGGTCATCATCACTCAGTAAATTCCACGGTTCAGAGCCGTCAAACACAGTTCCATGATGTTCAATGGTCTTTACGTGTTCGCCCGTGACGGTGTAAATGCGGATTGTACAATCCTTTGGCAAATGGATAAAATCCACGCGGCGTTCACCGCGTCCGGCGGAGAAAACAAACGCAGGCTTCGGTTCCAGAGCCGAAGCGGCTACATAGGGATTGGGCACCACGGCAATTTTATTCAGGTCTTGTTTTGCTTTGGCCAGATCAATACCTGCCGGATCGACATGAACAATATATTTGTCAATTGACTCCAAAGGTTTGGCAATGGTTAATTTGAAAACATCGCCCTTGGCAGGCGGAATACTTCCTTCTGCCGGGGCCTGAAACGTAAATTGCCAGCTTGGCTTGTTGTTCAGAAAAATAATAACCTGATCGCCCGAGCTCAGCTCGTGATCCTTATCCTTGTCCATAAAGACAAATGGCAGTTTTTCGTTATCCGTTACATTCACAAGTGTGAATTTTGTGGGTTGCGGCTTTACCACCACAGAGGTGTCGATGTATGTGTCGGAGAACCGAATTTCAATATCCCGGGCCAGTCGCACCCCATGCGAACTCATGCTTACATTCACCGTCCAGTTGCACTGGCTGCCTTCCTCCCATTTGGTCAGGCTGTCAATGGGGGTAATAAACGGAATGTCAATAAAACGCCAGACCAACCCGTTTATAAAATGCTTTTGTCCCTTCAAATCGGTGCTGTTTTCCAGCACGGTTTCATTGGACGTGAGATTTTTAATGGTAAAGGTTTTGGGAGACACCGAGTCATTAATGGTAATCTCGTATTTTGTATCGTTTAGTATGGTATAGTCCAGAACATCTACCTTCAGTTGGGCATCGGAAATACCGGATACGTGCTGAACCTCCACTGCCGCCGGAACGTACCCTGCAGCAGGAGCGTTGGGCATAACCGCCACAACATTTGAGGCGCCAATCGCTTTTGGAGTTTCCAGAGGTGCAATGCCCTTTGTGGCGCTCCCGGAATCGTACGCGGTAACGGCATAATAATAGGTAATCCCATTAACCAAATTACTGTCAACATACGTGTGACGCAATCCGGTATCATCACCCATATAAAAGTGAATGCCGTTGGTTCCGATGGGATGCGTTCCTTTAACCCCGTCTTTTCGGTCGAATTGCGCAATGGGGGTGTCGTACACCTTGATGCCCCGGTTATCCGTAATGGGATTCCCCCAGTGGACCTTATCCGTGCTTCTGTAGATGGCATATCCCTCAAAATCGTGGCCAAATAGAATATCCGTCGATTGTTCGGCTTTGTCATCCCAATAGAGTGTCACCTTTCCGTCGCCCGGCACAGCGTGTACGGTGGGAAGATCGGGCGGTTTGGTAAACTGGAAATTCAACCGGTAAATAAAATAGGCCATTTTGGCATTTTGATACAGATCGTTCTTGTTTTGCCCCATAATAATGCCAATGGAGTATTTTTGAATTTCACCCGGCGAAAACGGGAAGTAACCCGATCCAAACAGAAAGATATTGTCGGCGTTCTGCTGAATATTTTCTGCACTAATATTACCGGGTTTCATTAGTTTCCAGATTTTATCATCGTCGGCAGGGATTACAGTTGAGTAGATAGGTGCCGCGAAAGAGGTCAGTCCCATCTGATCGCTCTCGTCCAGATCCGTCTGATCGAAATCCGGTTCGCCGGGATCCGGAACACCGTTTCCTTCGCCTTCATCAAAGGTTCCGGGAATCCCATCGCGTCCCACGTCGTCGGATTTCCCGTCCAGATCACCCAGGTCGTCGATTCGACCGTCGTGGTCGTCGTCAATGCCATTGGTGTAATCCTTCTCCGGGGTGTCCGCTTTGGCTTCTGCATCGGTAGCCTGCCAGTCGCCATCGTCATCTATTCCATTGAACCGACTTTCATCCACCATTCCGTCATGGTCGTTGTCGATGCCGTCCGTACTGTTTCCGGGGCTTTCCAGAAAGATAAAGCCCAGCCAGCCCAATTGATCCCACGGGATACCGAAATCGTTGGACGACCCCACGCGATCCCAGGAAAATACCATGTTCATCTTCTGATCAAAATCCGCATAATCATCCGAAAAATCACCGGGGCCGCCGATATGCGGATCGCCCATCATTCCGACTACCACCTTATCCAGTTTTTTCTCACTCACGTTTTTCACTTCGTACTGGAAGAAGAGAATATCTTCGGCCAATTGCGCGGAGTACTGATAACCGCGAGCCGTTACCTGAATTCCGAGTCCCCTTCGCGAGGAATCCGAAGGAAAGGGATAATAGCCAAATTCGGCATTCCAGCGATCGTCCATCACAAAATAGCTTTCCAGATCTGCCGTTACCTTGCCATTGCCGTATTGGCCCGGCCACATAAGATTTCCCTTGTCGTCTTTTGGAAACAGGGGCCCCCAGGTACTGGGCTTATTGCTCATGGCAATTTGTTCATTGGGCGAGGGAGCGGCGTATCCCGGGAGGGGTTCCCATCCCCACACATTTTCGCCGCCGGTGGGATCGGTGTCGCCGCCGTCGATCATGCCGTCGTCAAAAATGCCAACGGTATCCCCCTGTACGGTGACAACCTGTGCGCCAATCAACGGGCCGAATTCATAACCGTAACCGTGCCCGCTGTAAATCGGCCATTCCAAGGAGGGTTCTGTGTTGGGGCGTCCGATGGAGCCGTAATTGTAAAACAGGGTACGAATTTTATTCCCATCGTGGATGCCAAATTTTCGATCCCTGTGGGCAGTTGGTTTGCTGAGCCGGTGTCCGTCGAAATAATTTTCCCATTTCTGGAACTCTTCCTTCGTCCAGTATTTCATGGGCTTATTCGGTTTTTTAAATTGCGCCGAAACCGGACTTATCAGAAAAAACAACAGAATTGTTGTTACGAGAAAGGGTAAGAGAGGTACATTCACCCGGGTGAAATATTTCATTTCAACCTCCAAAATTGAATACTTATTTTTTATGATCCGATTACTCGTTGGTTTACGTTCAAAATGTCCGATACAAAAATGTCTTTCCCCGTTGGAATCGGCTTTTTCGTTGCCGCGTCACACTTCGTCAGAAAAATCAAAAGCGAATACCCGCTCCCAAAAAGATTTGGCGTGGCTTCGAATACCAGTTCGGACGAAGGGCCCAATCCTTGGTTGTCTTGCCTCCGTAGCGTTCCATCGAATATCCGGCACGTCCGGTGCTGTCCCAGACATAAAGCTCATTTTTTCGGTCGAACACATTGTACACTTTGACGTACAGCTCATAAATCAATCGTGTCCCGCCAAAGTGGATTGTGAAATCCTTGTACGCATTCAAATCAAAATTGATAATGGGGGGTTTTCGGCCGCTATTTTCATCGGCAATACGCACAATTTCGTTGGTCGCCTTGGGCGTGTAGGGATAGCCGCTCTCGATGCGTCCGATCAAACTCAGCCCCCAGCTTCCGGGTTTGGCAATGTTCGTATTAATCCGGAGGGCGTGGGTCTGATCCCAATCCAGAGGCACCACCTTCTTTAGCTGCTCAATGGTTAACCGGTAGTTGCGCCGGGTTCGGGTCGGATCCGACTCATTCCCTTCCGCCACCTGATAGGTGTAATCCACATTCGCTGAAAAGTAGTTTGAGAAGCGCTTATCCAGTGAAATGTTTACGCCTTTCACGTACCCGAAATCACGGTTGATAAAGAGGGCGTAGGAATCGCTGCCGCCAGGCAAAATGTAAATCCGCTGCCCCAAAAGATTTCGAATATCCTTATAATAGGCCTTAATATACAGGGCAACGCCGGGCGAAACTTCCTGTTCGAATCCAACCTCATAACTGACCGTTTTTTCCGGTTTCAGATCGGCATTCCCGATATCACTTTTAATCACACCGGGAAGCACCTCAAAATCCGGATTGTGATAGAGACGATAAAACGGCGGAATCTGGAAAAAGTGCCCGTACGAGAAAAAGAGTTTCCCGCGATCGGTGATCGGATAGGCCAGCGAAAAACGCGGACTGATTTGCGTTTTAACAGAAGCTTTCTTCTTGGGTGAACGCTGCGGGTCCTTCGGGTTGGTCGGAACAACTCCATCGGGATCGAAATAATCATATCGAATCCCGGCGTTAATGACCATATCCTTCATTTCAATTTTATCCTGAACGTAGGCCGACGCCTCCAGAGGCCGGTGAGTATAGGTATTATTATTGGGTCCGCTGCCGTCAATAATATCCCCGGGAATTCCATCATTATTATCGTCGTAGCCGGGGCGGTCAGGTAAAACCACCCAATCATGCTGATAGAGCTTGTGTTTTTTGACATCAAAACCCACTTTAACCTCGTGAATCGAGGTCATCTGGCTGGTCAGATCAAATTTTGCATTAAAGGTCTGTGCATCCCGGTACATTCGGCTATTGTCGGTACCCCCCGTATAGAACTCATAATTGACGTCCTGCCGGCGGTAACCGCTCCAGACATACCTTGGGTCTTTGGGGTTTTTGAAGGCATAGTATTGGTATTTATAGGACAAAAACGATCCGATCAAATTGTAGAATGTGCGGCTCGATAATTGGTGCGTTAATTTTACATTTTCCCGATAGCTGTCCTTGAAATACCACAAACGGCCATCCGGGACGTATTTTCGGGAATGGGAGTATCTTTGCCATTTCCGGGATTCCAAAAGTCCGCTGAGCATCAAACGAATACTGGGTGAAATCCTGAAACTGTATTTTCCCTGGCCGTTAAAAAGCCTGGAAGGATTCATTGGTACAATTGATCCGTCGCCGGTGCGAATGCTGTCAATCCCGTCGGTGGTATTGTGCAGGCGAATACCGTAAAGATAGCCTTTATCATTGAAATAGCGCCCCGACACGAAGAATGTATGGT
This window contains:
- a CDS encoding UPF0164 family protein translates to MKRFIVILVGLIISSFLGLSLSTAQTVKSGTTAAQFLKIGIGARSVGMGEAFVATADDISAIYWNPSGLANLVNNEAIFFHTDWLAGINYDFAAFSVPLGEWGTFGGFFSALTVPDDKVRTVHDPEGTGELFGASDIALGISYARKITDRFSFGMNVKYIKEKIWNMSSSAMAMDIGTIYRSQFHDLRIGMMMSNFGTQMQMSGRNALLFVDIDPTIDGNNEMIRAHLEMEKWDIPLQFRVGMAFDPIKNGLMRLTVGADAVHPNDNNEFVNTGFEYAFKEMLFLRGGYRGYGMDQLEGGLTLGGGFQYRFGGAAKIRLDYAYVDYGRLSSVNRYSISVEF
- a CDS encoding TonB-dependent receptor, translated to MKKKYLYQIVIFLLFTFGLGSTIGFAGTTGKIKGKVVDARTGDALPGVNILIVGTTMGAATDINGTFFILNVPPGTYKLRATMVGYAPSEVTNVKVFADLTATINFRLSQTVIKGKEVTIVAERPMIQRDATASAAVMTSDDIAVAPVENFKDLMVTKAGVSVDAGGNLHIRGGRSGEIAYIVDGIANTNPFNNGLGVEVATNAIEEMSVITGSFNAEYGQALSGVINIVTKGGQTTYSGNFSGQTGDMVTRHKDTFYHIDQIDPLNTAEGEFSFGGPVPFLPKNHTFFVSGRYFNDKGYLYGIRLHNTTDGIDSIRTGDGSIVPMNPSRLFNGQGKYSFRISPSIRLMLSGLLESRKWQRYSHSRKYVPDGRLWYFKDSYRENVKLTHQLSSRTFYNLIGSFLSYKYQYYAFKNPKDPRYVWSGYRRQDVNYEFYTGGTDNSRMYRDAQTFNAKFDLTSQMTSIHEVKVGFDVKKHKLYQHDWVVLPDRPGYDDNNDGIPGDIIDGSGPNNNTYTHRPLEASAYVQDKIEMKDMVINAGIRYDYFDPDGVVPTNPKDPQRSPKKKASVKTQISPRFSLAYPITDRGKLFFSYGHFFQIPPFYRLYHNPDFEVLPGVIKSDIGNADLKPEKTVSYEVGFEQEVSPGVALYIKAYYKDIRNLLGQRIYILPGGSDSYALFINRDFGYVKGVNISLDKRFSNYFSANVDYTYQVAEGNESDPTRTRRNYRLTIEQLKKVVPLDWDQTHALRINTNIAKPGSWGLSLIGRIESGYPYTPKATNEIVRIADENSGRKPPIINFDLNAYKDFTIHFGGTRLIYELYVKVYNVFDRKNELYVWDSTGRAGYSMERYGGKTTKDWALRPNWYSKPRQIFLGAGIRF